A DNA window from Eptesicus fuscus isolate TK198812 chromosome 8, DD_ASM_mEF_20220401, whole genome shotgun sequence contains the following coding sequences:
- the TEX30 gene encoding testis-expressed protein 30, whose product MSHTEVKLKIPFGNKLLDAVCLVPNKSLTYGIILTHGASGDMNLPHLMSLASHLASHGFFCLRFTCKGLNIVHRIKAYKSVLSYLKTSEYKLAGVFLGGRSMGSRAAASVMCHIEPADANDFVRGLVCISYPLHHPKQQHKLRDEDLFRIKDPVLFVSGSADEMCEKNLLEKVAQKMQAPNKIHWIEKANHSMAVKGRSTNDVFKEINTQILFWIQEITERDKK is encoded by the exons ATGAGTCATACAgag gttaaattaaaaataccttttgGGAATAAATTACTAGATGCTGTTTGTTTGGTACCTAACAAGAGCTTAACATATGGAATAATTCTTACACACGGAGCTTCAGGAGATATGAATCTTCCTCATTTGATGTCACTGGCATCCCATCTTGCATCTCATGGTTTTTTTTGCCTGAGGTTTACCTGTAAAGGCcttaatattgtacatagaattAAGGCATATAAATCAGTTTTG agttaCCTCAAGACCTCAGAATACAAACTTGCAGGTGTTTTCCTTGGAG GTCGTTCAATGGGCTCAAGAGCAGCTGCTTCTGTAATGTGTCATATTGAGCCAGCTGATGCTAATGATTTTGTTCGAGGTCTCGTTTGTATTTCTTATCCACTGCACCATCCGAAACAGCAGCATAAACTTAGAGATGAAGATCTCTTTCGTATAAAAGATCCTGTCCTATTTGTGTCAGGCTCAGCAGATGAAATGTGTGAAAAG aatTTGTTGGAGAAAGTCGCACAGAAAATGCAAGCTCCTAATAAAATCCACTGGATTGAGAAGGCAAATCATTCCATGGCAGTGAAAGGACGGTCAACGAATgatgttttcaaagaaataaatacacaaattttGTTTTGGATTCAGGAAATCACTGAAAGGGACAAGAAATAA